TCATCCGAACTATTCGGGACAGAAAAAAACAGCTGCATTTTTAGTCCCGGTGATGTCCTCCGTTTTGGGGTGGCCCTACAACGGAAACGAATTCATGAATAAATAACTGAAATAGCCGAAAAATATAGAGAAATAGCAATGAAATAGTTGTGCCGATAGCCGACGTTTTTCTTTTGTTCTTCACTTCAAATGAAGAGTGTTGATAAGATGTGTAAGAATATATATCACTGGTATTTGAATCTCTGAAAAAATATGTATTTTTGTGATATGGATTACCGTTTAGGTCTATCTGTTTTTTTGGGAATGCTACTTAAAATAGGGGTTTAATTTTTACTGAAAGCTATCACGTTCCTGAAATAGCACTGGCCTTTACTTATGCATGTGTAAAATTTGTGTGGATAGTTAACGTATTTCGAAAAATTCATAATTTATGGATGAGTTTTTTTCGCCGGATGATGTACGTAATTTTATGAACAGAAGTACGACCGATCGGCAACGGTTAATACTGTTTCTCTTATATAATTACGGAATTACTGTACCTGAAATGATTCAGATAACTTCGGGGCAATTCATGGTAAAACGTGAATTTATTATCTTCAAGTTTATAAGGGAGAAGACAAAGAAGGAACATCACTATAAAATTCAATTCGAGAATTATCGTCTTTTTTATAGGGTATTAAAAGGTCTTCAGGCTCAGGAGCCTCTGTTGCACAAGGATAAAAATCTCCCTGTATCGGAAGCATTGATTAAGAATGATTTATTCGATGTTGCTGTTACCATGAATCAGAAAATAACACCCGGAAGTTTATTTGACAGTCATTTGTTTTGGCTTTTTAGAAAGGGAGTAACCTTTCCACAGGCCGTAGCCGAGTATGGCATATCTATGTCGGGGAAACCCTATAAAATATGGGAGAAGGCGATGTTGGCGGGTATGCAGTGGCCGTACCTGCTGGAACCTTAACGATACGAAACAAAGAAAACAGGCTCACATTTCAATTTGTGAGCCTGTTTTTTTATATCGTTTTCTTCCGACTTACCAGTTATCGGTCCGGAAGGGCGAAGCCGGCAGATCTGCGCTGTTATACAGATTGACATCATCCGGATTGTCTGCCCACCCGTAACGAACAGCCACTGGGTTCTTCACTTCAGAACTAAAGACAACAACCGTGGTTGGATTGACTACAACCGCTTTTGCCCAGTGGAATTTCTTATCGGCACCGGCTACCGCAAAGCCCTTCAGATAGCCATATTTATCGCGAACCTTGAGTCCGTCGCCCACATGATTGAATGTGAGGAAAACTCTTGATTTATCGATATCCATGTGGTCATACATTGGTCCCGAATATACCAGGTCTTTGTTATAAGCGATTTTGAGTGCCGGCAACGAAAGTCGGTAACCGACGGATTGTTTGTTCTTAGGATGAATATTTCCTCCTTCACCTATATCAATAGCTACAGCCATTCCGGTATTGGGTAACGCCAGCGTTTTGGTTTGAGCTTCGCGCAAACGTGCCCAGTTGCTATCACCGGGTTGTTTAGCCGGAGCCATGTAATTCGCTAGTTGAACGAAAAGGAATGGAAAATCGCCTTCGTTCCAGTGCATGCGCCAGTCTTTGATCAGGTTCGGAAAAATACGCTGATACTGGGTAGGTCGGTCGGCGTTCGATTCTCCCTGATACCAGATAACTCCTTTTATTCCGTAGCCTATTATCGGACTGACCATTCCATTATACAACAACGTAGGATAGTCATTCGGTCCCAGAGATATCGCGTTGGTATCTATCTTACCAAACTTAAATTTCCAGTCGCCTGCCAGTGGAATGTTTTTGCCGTCAATCTGCAGGTTCAACTGGTTCGCGCTGCCATATATTCCACCGCCGCCTCCGGTATCTTCTACCCGTACCGTGATGACATTTTTACCAGTTCTTAGCAATCCTTTCGGAATATCATAATGCCTGTTTTTGTCATATGCATTCATGGTTTTGCCTACCGGGATTCCGTTTACCCAGGTTTGGTCCGAATCATCAATCTTCTGAAGGTTCAACTTCGCCGGTTTGCCGGCATCTTCGGGCGATATCTCGACGGTTTTCCGGAACCAGGCAATGCCATCGATTGATTCATAGCCACGACTTTCCCATAATCCGGGGAGTTGCATCGACTTCCACGCCGAATCGTCGAAATCTGTTGCAGCCCAAATTGCTTTGCCGTCAACCAAACCTTTATCAACGGTGGGTAGATCGCCCAGTTTCGCTTTGATTACAGCTTCTTTGCTTTCCTTGTATTTTTTCAGA
This Prolixibacter sp. NT017 DNA region includes the following protein-coding sequences:
- a CDS encoding sialate O-acetylesterase, yielding MKIFSSNLTRITLVMLVVLSFSFQGKAEITMPRIFNCGMVLQEGMEVPVWGWASPHEKVTVSIDGNTVKTRADNNGKWQLKLPEMNAGGPYSMKIKGKNTIVFENIMIGEVWVCSGQSNMEFPVDSIDQSYRGVNNYRKEMADADNYPEIRLFTVPRKIAQTPQKDMDDGEWLECSSATVGDFSAVGYFFARDLYKKLGVPIGMICSSWGGTVAESWTSPETMANDSDFAPMLAALQKLDLKKYKESKEAVIKAKLGDLPTVDKGLVDGKAIWAATDFDDSAWKSMQLPGLWESRGYESIDGIAWFRKTVEISPEDAGKPAKLNLQKIDDSDQTWVNGIPVGKTMNAYDKNRHYDIPKGLLRTGKNVITVRVEDTGGGGGIYGSANQLNLQIDGKNIPLAGDWKFKFGKIDTNAISLGPNDYPTLLYNGMVSPIIGYGIKGVIWYQGESNADRPTQYQRIFPNLIKDWRMHWNEGDFPFLFVQLANYMAPAKQPGDSNWARLREAQTKTLALPNTGMAVAIDIGEGGNIHPKNKQSVGYRLSLPALKIAYNKDLVYSGPMYDHMDIDKSRVFLTFNHVGDGLKVRDKYGYLKGFAVAGADKKFHWAKAVVVNPTTVVVFSSEVKNPVAVRYGWADNPDDVNLYNSADLPASPFRTDNW